Sequence from the Cucurbita pepo subsp. pepo cultivar mu-cu-16 chromosome LG02, ASM280686v2, whole genome shotgun sequence genome:
GCCTTCGAATACATATTGGAAGTCTTTGAAGACTCTggaattgaaataaaaactAGATTGAGTTAACCAAGAGATAATATTGAATTAGACAGAACATGACCCTTGACGGATATTAATCATATCTTTAGGAAAGGTAAAAGATTGAAAGCAAATAAAATGTAACACCGGCTCATCGACAGCTCGATTCACCAGAGTTACCACTGACATTGACCATTTACTTCGAAAACCAGTcataaaaaaccaaaacattTTCGTACGTAACAAGAAAAACATGTAAATCCAGTACTTTTTACAACACAAAAATAACCAAAGTAAGTTTTCAACAGCGAAAGCACATGTACATAAAACAGACTTAGAAATGGATTCCCTGTAGTCTCTAGCCCGCTGGTCTCGTCCTCAGTTGGTCTACATCATCTATACCaggaaagaaaagttaaaataattttgatgagtaaTTAATTTACTCGATAAGTTGCTAACTTGTCATTCACAAGTTTCTTACTTATCTTTCCTGctgtttttaagttttattcacCATTGATTACTAGCTTCTTTCATTAGGATCATTTGTTCGCTAATAAGGTATTTCAGCTACCTCTAGCTTACGTTACTGACTTTCTATATgcttatttagaatttttggaCTCGTATGTAAGACTCACTCTCGGTCAAATACGACTCATTTACTAATTTCTCTGGAGGCCTGTAACATCATACATACCAACGGTCAGGAATACTCGTTGTTCCTAACTTAGCACACAACGTGTTGGTTAGGAACTCCGCCGGAATTAGTAGACTACAATACTTATAAAAATAGATCAGGACTCAACAACTATAAGCATATCCTATAGTCATAACTTTTCTATCAATGTATTATGTAGTCATAACTTTTCTATCAATGTATAcacatatagcatgctcacaTCTATTGCATGCATTCACATATTTATAATGTTCAACAACTCGTTCCAGGCCACCAAAAGCATGTCTTCAAATCCTGATACATCTTCGTGGCATCTGGATGTACAGTATAGAGTGACTCATGTGCCTCAAATAGAATCTTCCTCTTGATCTTTACATCGTTAGGTACACAAGTTCGATTCCGCCACTTTAAACATCCATCACCTGTCATCAAGAAATTTCTGACTTGTTCAGTCTCAAGTTGCTCCATGACTTTTGCAAAATAAGGGTCCTTCGGTTGACCTTGAATAATTTGTTGCTACAATGTCGAGCAGATAGTCATAAAAGCTAACTGAGCTGTCGCTTACCTAACTAAAACAACTATCTGAGATCATTCAAACTCCATCTGAATGTTGGTTTGCCTCATCAACATTGCAGATGAGTGAGTTGTTTTACGACTCAAAACATCAGCTACTACATTAGCTTTGCCAAGGTGATGAAGGATCTGCATATCATGATCCTTCACTAACTCCAACCATCGGCGCTGCCTTATATTTAGCTCCTCCCGtgtaaacaaatatttgagACTTTTGTGATCTGTATATACATGTATCTTTTCACCATACAGATAATTTATCCAAATCTTTAGAGCAAATACCACAATAGCTAACTTTAAATTATGACTTGGATAGTTGCATTCATAATCTTTCAACTGTCAAGAGGCAAAAGCAATAATTCTCCTGTTCTGCATAAGTACGCAACCCAACCAATTTTTAGAGACATCACTATAGATTATCAGATCTCCAATACTATCAGGTACAATAAGCACGGGTGCTGATGCTAGTCTTTCCTTGAGTTCCTAAAAACTTCTCTCACAAGCTCGACTCCACTCAAATGTCTTCCCTTTTCTAGTTAATTGAGTCAAAGGCGCTACAATTTTTGCGAAGTCTTTAATAAATCGCTTGTAATATCCTGCTAAACCCAGTAAACTTCTCACCTCAGTAACTATAGTTGGTCGAGCCCAACCTATAATTGCCTTCACCTTTGCTGGATCAACAACTATGTCATCCTTGGATACCACATGACCAGACCAAGGAATACCACCTTTTGAGGCCAAAACTCACCTTTCGAGAATTTGGCAAATAATTTATGTTCGCGTAATACCAGCAAGATTTTCCTCAAATCCTCGCATGTTCATATGTCTTGGAATAAATCAAGATATCATCAATGAACACAATCATAAAAGAATTCAGAAAATCTTAGAATACTCGATTCATCAGCTCCATAAACACAGCAGGGGCGTTAGTTACACCAAAGAACATCACAACAAACTCATAGTGTCCATAACGAGTACGAAAAGTTGTCTTCGGTATGTCCTCTTCTTTGACTCTTATGTGATGATAACCAGAATGAAGATCAATCTTCAAAAATACTGTTGTCCCTTGAAGCTGATCAAACAAGTCATCAATTCGTGGCAACTCTCTATAATCAATACAGAGGCGTAGTGtaccatctttcttcttcacaaaCAACACTGGAGCTTCCCATGGTGACACACTGGGTCGTATGAACCCCTGGTTCAACAACTTGTGTAGATTCTGTAGGAGCCATCCTGTAAGGAGCTTTAGAAATAGGTGTCGTTTCTGGTTTCAGTTCAATTCCAAAATTGACTTCCTGCTCTAGTGGCAATCGAGGTAATTCATCAGGGAAGACATCCAGGAAAACTGATATATCTGTATCAACTCGTCTGACTTCTGCAAAACTAGCCAGGAACGCCAACACCATGAGTAATTAACTTCCTGGCCTTTAAAGTAGTTATCGTCTTGGAAATACTTCTCGACTTCATACCTTGAAACCGAAAGCTTTTTCCCATTGGAGGTTGGAATACTATCTCTTTCTTGTAACAATCAATACTGGCATGATGAGCAGATAGCCAATTCATGCCCAAAATAACATCGTGGTTGTACATATCTAGCACCATTAATAACACATCTAATGGTTGGCCAGATACTACCACTCTatcaaattttacattttcacAAGTCTGGAGTTGTGTGACGGAGGAGAGTGGGTATATACGTGATTTTACGAAACTTGCCCCGCCAACTTTTGCAGGAAAGGTGACTGACCCTTAGGCAGCTGAGTGGTGGCTGAAATgtattgaaacaaaatttacatTCTTCAACTTTCTAGAAAGTCATAAAGTGTTGTGTGTCACATACATGTTAGAGAGATCAACTCATTTTTTTGTGGAAAGTAAAAAAGCCAAAGATGGAGGCTAGTGGAGTCTCGATTTCGTGGTCGACGTTTAAACATGAATTCTGTGAGGAAGTATTATTATACCCTAGCAAGATCTCGAAATCGAACAGCCTTTATGCAATTGAAGTAGGGTAACAGGTTAGTGGAGGAGTATGAGATGGAGTTCACTCAGTTATCCAAATTTGCTCCTCACATGGTTGCAACTGAGGAAGAGAAGACAGATTTCTTTATTCAGGGTTTAAGGCCTGAGATACAGGGATCCGTGTCTGCTCATGCATCCCAAGATTTCGTTACCGCTTACAATGTTACTGTTAAACTACCAAGGAGTGATCAAGGCTCCAGCAGTCAAGCACAATCATGTGGTAAGCAAAATTTACTTAGACGTCCTTAGGATTGCAACAACAGACAGCACAGCGACGAGTTGATCGTTGGCCTTCTATAGGTGATGGGAAGGAAGTTTGTGGTAAATGTGGGTTGACGCACAAGGGACCCTGTACTGCTACAAATAAGACCTGTTATAATTGTGGCAAGGGTGACCATCTAGCCAGAATGTGTCGTAGCGCGAGGAATCGTAATGTGGTACGCACTGAAAGGCCCGCTCCAGGAGGAGGTGGTCAGTCGAGCGCTGGAGGATAGACTAAGGCTCGAGGTAAAGCCTTCACCACGATGAGCAAGGCAGTGGAGGATGCCAGCACTGTGGTGACAGGTACTTTATCTATTTGTGGTTAGTGTGCATATACTGTACTTGATTCTGGCTCAACACATTCTTTTATATCACTAATTATTTGTTCGTCAAGCTCGACTTGAGGTAAAACCTCTAGGCTATGAGTTGTTAGTTTCTACACCTACAGGAGTCATACACCGATGACTTGTGAAAATGTGAAATTTGATAAAGTGATAGTATTTGGCTAACCATTAGATATGTTATTAATGATACTAGATAGGTATGATCATGATGTTATGTTGGGCATGGATTGACTATCAGCTCATCATGCCAGTATTGATTGTTACAAGAAAGAGATAGTATTCCAATCTCCAATGGGAAAAAGCTTTCAGTTTTAGGGTACAAAGCCGGGAAGTATTCCCAAAACGATAATTACTTTAAAAACCAGGAAGTTGATTACTCATGGTGCCTAGCGTTCCAGGCTAGTGTTGCAAAAGTCAGACGAGTTGATACAGATGTATCAGTTGTACCTATGGTGAATGAGTTTTTGGATGTCTTCCCTGATGAATTACCTCGGTTGCCACCAGAACGGGAAGTCAAGTTTGGCATTGAACTGGAACCAGGAACGACACCTATTTCTAAAGCTCCTTACAGGATGGCTCCTACagaattgaaagaattaaaGCTGCAATTACAAGAGTTGTTGAACCAGAGGTTCATACGGCTCAGTGTGTCACAGTTGTACCTATGGTGAATGAGTTTCTAGATGTCTTCCCTGATGAATTACCTCGGTTGCCACTAAAACGGGAAGTCAAGTTTGGCATTGAACTGAAACCAGGAACGACACCTATTTCTAAAGCTCCTTACAGGATGGCTCCTACagaattgaaagaattaaaGCTGCAATTACAAGAGTTGTTGAACCAGAGGTTCATACGGCTCAGTGTGTCACAGTTGTACCTATGGTGAATGAGTTTCTAGATGTCTTCCCTGATGAATTACCTCGGTTGCCACTAAAACGGGAAGTCAAGTTTGGCATTGAACTGAAACCAGGAACGACACCTATTTCTAAAGCTCCTTACAGGATGGCTCCTACagaattgaaagaattaaaGCTGCAATTACAAGAGTTGTTGAACCAAAGGTTCATACGGCTCAATGTGTCACCATGGGGAGCTCCAATGTTAtttgtgaagaagaaagatggtaCACTATGTCCCTGTATTGATTATAGAGAGTTGAACGAAGtgacaattaaaaataagtattCGTTGCTACGAATTGATGACTTGTTTGATCAGCTTCAAGAGGCAGCAGTATCTTTTAAGATTGATCTTCGTGCTGGTTATCATCAAATAAGAGTCAAAGAAGAGGACATGTCGTATACAGCTTTTCGTACTCGTTATGGGCACTATGAGTTTGTTGTGATGTCCTTTGATTTGACTAACACCTCTGCTGTGTTTATGGAGTTAATGAATCGAGTATTCGAAGATTTCTTGGATTCTTTTGTGATTGTGTTCATTGATGATATCTTGGTTTATTCCAAGACAGATGATGAGCATGCAAAGCATTTGAGGAAAGTCTTGCTGGTATTACACGAACATAAACTACTTGTCAAATTCTCAAAATGTGAGTTTTGGCTTCAAAGGGTGGTATTCCTTGGACATGTGGTATCTAAGGATGACATAGGTGTTGATCCAGCAAAGGTGGAGGTAGTTATAGGTTAGGCTCGACCAACTATAGTTACCCAGGATATTAATTCGCGCCTTTGACTCAATTAActagaaaatggaagaaatttgaGTGGAGCCGAGCTTCTAAAAGGAGTTTTCAGGAACTCAAGGAAAGACTGGCATCATCACTAGTGCTTCGGTACTAGGAATCTGGTAATTTATAGTGATGCCTCTAAAaatggttgggttgggttgcgTACTTATGCAGAACAGGAAAGTTATTGCTTATGCGTCTTGACAATTGAAAGATTATGAATGCAACTATCCAATTCATGATTTAGGTTAGCTGTTGTGGTATTTTCTCTAAAGATTTGGAGACATTATCTATAGTCTACTAATTCTCACGGAGTTTTTGACCAACGTCCTATGTGCTAAGTTAGGAACAATGAGTATTTCTGACCGTTGATATATATGATGTTACAGACCGCCAAAGAAATTAGTAGACGGGCCTATTTGACTGAGAGCAAGTCTTACATACGagtccaaaaattttaaataaacataatcaATAACCTAAGCTAGAGGTAGCTGAAATACCTTATTAAAGAACAAAGGATCTTAATAAGAGAAACTAGGAGTTAATGatgaataaaactttaaaacagTTGGAAACATTAGTAATAAACTCGTGAAAGACAAGTTAGATACTTACTGAGTAAATTAAttactcatcaaaattattttaacttttctttcccGATATAGATGATGCAGGCCAACCAAGGATGACCAGCGGGCTAGGGACTACCGGGAATTCATTTCTAAGTTTGTTTTGTgtatatatgtttttgttgttaGAAAACTTACTTTGGTTATTTCATAGTGGTAAAATGTGCTGGTTTTACatgttatatatgaaaatgcTTTGGTTTTATGACTGGTTTTCGGAGTAAATTATCAATGTCAGTGGTAACTCCTGTGAATCGAGTTGTCGATGAGCGGGtgttacaaaaacaaaagcgGACAAGACCCTGCTTTCGTTAAATAATCCGTGTACATTTTGTCCTTACTCCTTTTCATCTCCTTAGGCCATCCTTGAGCATTGCAGCTCTTCCACCAAAAATCATATAAGGAAGGGAATGCGAGGTGCTTTTAACTATAGATATTGAGAGTCAATAGGGCTCAGTCTCCAAGTGATCGAACTGGTTTTCAAAATAAACGAGAAATGGCTGGGTGTTGCCCTCGGCAGTCTGCTAGTTTTAGAATATTGAAAGTTTTCCGACCATTGAAGACacttctaattcattgtgtgagatccgacatcggttagagaggggaacgaagcattccttataagaatgtggaaccCTCTCTCGACGCGTtttgaaaccttgaggggaagcctagaagggaaaacccaaagaggacaatatctacttgaGCTCACAGACAGCGAGCTTAAATTGTGTAGCGTATAAAAGGCTTACTTCATAGCCTTCATGACTTTTAGATTCGCTTCATTCCAAAGAACAGTAGAACCAGCAGAAGCACTAAATGAGTTTAAGGCAACCTTTCAAGCTTCTATGTTTctatgtaacagctcaagtccaccgcaggcagatattatcttatttgagctttcccttcaggcttcccctcaaggtttttaaaacgtgtttgctaagaaaaagtttccacacctttataaagaatgttttgttctcctccccaactgatgtgggatctcacaatccatcccttcggggccaaacgtcctcgctggcactcatttccttctccaatcgatgtgggatctcacattctaTGTCACATCCAAGATAACTTGGGGTTTCTTCCCAAAGGACTACTTCCGAGTTCAACGATAGTATCCTTTACAACGCCTCATTTTTGCCTGATATTTCAGGATTTTCATAAAACCATTCGAGGAACTCTCGTCAACCATTTCTCTCATAAGGGCATTTATTCACATCTTTCATATAATTTTCTGATTATTTCGTGATTTGATCCTTCTATAGGGTTTCGAAAGGAGTGAGAGAACTTCCCGGAAACTTCCAGTCGGCCACTAGTAACGTTCCCTCGGGAAAAGCCCTGATGTACTTTGGTTTGTTTCTAGCAACTGGAGTTTTCTTTATCTTCATTGCGTTCACCATGTTCCTCCCTGTCATGGTTCTTATGCCTCAAAAGTTCGCCATCTGCTTTACTCTTGGCTGCTGCTTCATCATTGGATCCTTCTTTGCACTTAAGGGTCCACAGAATCAGCTTGCTCATATGTTCTCTAAAGAGGTAACTTTTCCCTAAAtgtaaatacattttttaccgCCACCCTCTCATTATTTTAGCTGATTTGTTACTTCGCTTCATGATTCAGAGACTTCCTTTTACCGCAATCTTTATTGGTAGTATGTTGGGCACTTTATATGTTTCCATGGGGCTTCACAGCTACGTTCTCTCAGTGTTCTTCTCTGTATTACAGGTATCTTCATCAttcttccaaattttattCCCATAATGCATT
This genomic interval carries:
- the LOC111789168 gene encoding protein transport protein SFT2-like, yielding MQKAAQGWFTQGGNSGSDNQLKSSSSLLADWNSYAESQASEDGSSNLGIGFDLESAVRSANETVSGTFSVVSKGVRELPGNFQSATSNVPSGKALMYFGLFLATGVFFIFIAFTMFLPVMVLMPQKFAICFTLGCCFIIGSFFALKGPQNQLAHMFSKERLPFTAIFIGSMLGTLYVSMGLHSYVLSVFFSVLQVLALAYYAVSYFPGGSTGMKFLSSALTSSVMRCFGR